In Pseudoclavibacter sp. Marseille-Q3772, the sequence AAGGGGTTTAGTGCGATATCGCCCGCGTCAACGACCTGACACCCGGCAAACGGGGAGGTGTCCATCGGCGGGTTGTAGGGACGCAGCAACCGTGACGACTGACGCACGTGCGCCGGACCGAACCGGGCACCCGAACGGTACGAAACACCCGCATCCCACGGGACACCTACGACTGCGATATCAGCCCGGTCTACCTCAGTGACTTGAGGCAGCAGACCGAAGGTGCTCAGCCCTGCGTAGCGGGCTACGAGTGCGGAGTTCACCGGGCCGACGAAGCCGTTTTCAACGACTCGTTCAGCGCGCAGTGTGCTGTTTTGCGGCAGAAAGTCAGCGGAACGCTGTTGTTCAGTCATGAGATAGCTCCTTAATTGATTGCGGATGGCCGTGATGTAGGTAAGAGCGATCGCTTACGCGTTTGATTCGGGTTTACGGGCAGGTGCTGCGCTGTCCGGCTCGGCATTGTTCGCTTCCCGGGCCTGGATGATGTCGATCAGCCCGGTTGATAGATCGAACTCATCGGATGCGGCCAGTCGCTCATGCCAGTGATCGATCGTTTCCTGAGACGTCGGGGAGCCGACCGCGGTACCGATGAGGAAAGCGACCAGGCTTGCACCGAGACCGACATAGATGGGTTCGTTCGCCATCTCACCCCATACGAACATGCCGATAATCACCGCCGCCGCGCCAGCCACAATTCCGGCGTACGCACCGGTGCGGTTTGCTCGCTGCCAGAGCATTCCACCGACGATCGGGACCAGCAACGCTGCGACGAGAATGTTGTACGCGATGGTGAGTGCACCCACAACCGAGGTCATGATCATTGCGGTTCCCAGGATCGCTGCACCGACAATCAGCATGACACCTCGGAAGCCGTGCAGGTGGGCATCGGCGTCGGTGGATGCACCGACGAGCTCTGACTGTTCCCGCGCCTTCGGATTGAACAGCGGAAGTACGTCCTTGGTAAAGACTGTCGAAGCTGCGATGAGCGCACCGGAAGCAGTAGACATCATTGTTGCCAAACCGGCCGCGAGCACCAGCCCGCGCAGTCCGTGCGGAAGCACCTGGTCAACAACGGCGGCGAAAGCGTCGTCCGGATGAGCAAGCTCTGGCAGCAGTACGTGCGCCGCCATACCGATGATCGCTCCGGCGATGGCGAACAACAGGATGTATACGCCCGCGATCAGACCGCCGTTCCGAGCAGTGTTCGCAGTACGGGCCGTGAACACGCGCTGCCAAATGTCCTGCCCGATGAGCAGACCGAGAGTGTAGACAATGATGTAGGTCACGATCGAGGCGCCACCGATTGCTGTCGGGGACGCGAACGAGTCACCGAGACGGTCAATGATCGCATCCCATCCACCGGCCTGCGTGTAGGTAATCGGCAACAGCAACACGAAGACGCCAACGGTCATCACAACGAACTGCACGAAGTCAGTGATCGTGATCGACCACATCCCGCCGAGCGAGGAATACAGAATCACAATCGCACCGCCCACGAGGATGCCCGCCCAGTTTTCCCAACCGAACAGCACGTGAAAGACAGTCGCGTAGGCCAACGTCGAGGTCACAGCCAGCATGAACGTGTACAGGAACATCACAATTCCCGAGAACGGCGCTGAACTGCCGCCATATCGCAGGTCCAGCATCTGGGTGACGGTATAGATACGCAACTTGGTTAGCCGCTTTGCCAGCACACCCGAGAGCACCAAGATGCCAAGCGCAATGGCGGTGACAAGCCATGCCCCGGAAATACCAAACTCGTACCCCAGACCAATTCCTCCCACCAGGGAGGCACCACCGAGCACAACGACCGAGAGCGTGGACGAGTACATGAAGATCCCAAGCCTTCGACCAGCAACCAGGTAGTCGTCTTGCGATTTGGTTCGCCGATACCCGATGTATCCCATACCAAGCATGGCAAGGATGTA encodes:
- a CDS encoding sodium:solute symporter; the encoded protein is MVLDNVIILVYILAMLGMGYIGYRRTKSQDDYLVAGRRLGIFMYSSTLSVVVLGGASLVGGIGLGYEFGISGAWLVTAIALGILVLSGVLAKRLTKLRIYTVTQMLDLRYGGSSAPFSGIVMFLYTFMLAVTSTLAYATVFHVLFGWENWAGILVGGAIVILYSSLGGMWSITITDFVQFVVMTVGVFVLLLPITYTQAGGWDAIIDRLGDSFASPTAIGGASIVTYIIVYTLGLLIGQDIWQRVFTARTANTARNGGLIAGVYILLFAIAGAIIGMAAHVLLPELAHPDDAFAAVVDQVLPHGLRGLVLAAGLATMMSTASGALIAASTVFTKDVLPLFNPKAREQSELVGASTDADAHLHGFRGVMLIVGAAILGTAMIMTSVVGALTIAYNILVAALLVPIVGGMLWQRANRTGAYAGIVAGAAAVIIGMFVWGEMANEPIYVGLGASLVAFLIGTAVGSPTSQETIDHWHERLAASDEFDLSTGLIDIIQAREANNAEPDSAAPARKPESNA